The segment AAGTCGGGCGCAGAGAAGAGAACACAAAACCACAAAAAGAACAGAACATAACCCACAGAACCAAGACACCACGTATTATTACCAGCACCAATTCATGATATTAGAGTATCTGAAGCTTGCAGATGATAAGTTTATGACCCAACAAACATTGCATCTACCAACAGATTATCGCGCACGGATCCGTAGATGCAAAGGTACAATCTAACGGCATTAATAAACGTACACAGGTGGCGCCGCCGGTGCGGCGCCAGTGCCGCCTAGTTcttgccgccgccaccgccggcggcctTATTCTTGGAGTCCGTCGAGGTCCCCCCACCGCCGGCCGCCGACTGCTGCGCCTTCTTGGCCGCCTTCTCCTCCAGCGCCTTCTTGTCCCTGTAAGATCCAATAACCGGATCGGAACAGCGTAAGTACAGGGCGGCCAGGATTCGGCTGTATCGGAGACCGGTCGATTCAAACAAGAAACCGCGGGGAAAAAATCAACGAGACACACCTCTCGCGGCGCTGCTCAGGGGTGAGGCCGTCCTGGGGGCCCTTGGCACCAGGCTTCCGCGCCGCCGCGCGCTCGcggtcgcgctccctctggcttCCGCGTGCGAACCCAAGGCCAAAGCGAGTCAAGGAAGGAacagaacaagaacaagaacataaTCGCAGAAAAACAGATCGTACAAGGAAAGTTAAGAAGAAAAGCTGCAGATCTAATCGGGGTCGAGAAGGATATGAGTCATGTCGCCCCTCCTCGCCCTGCCCTGGCTCCCGCCGGAGAAACCTCGGCGACGACACGGAGAATCTGTTCCCTTCTCTCTGTTTCTCTCCACCGTTTCTCTTTGGCGTCTTGTTTTTGTGAGGAGTGGGCAGCATAATGGcgaaggcggtggaggagatTGCGGTGGGGATCGATTGGCCGCCGAAGAAACTGGTTTGTGTCCGTTACGTTGTGGGACCATCTTCTCAGTGGGCGTGGGATGTGTGGTAGAGATGGGTTTGGTTTTGTTACTTACATAAATATTAGTGATCAATTAGATATCTATCAGAATTGTGCGTAAATTACAACGGTCCtaaaatatttgtctaactatcATATTATAGCATGTTTGTTCTAATATATTTGATATTGTTGCAACAATATTAATGATAATGGGTCTAGATTCTACTATATTTACAATGGCTAAATAATGTGTTCTAAATATATGTTGAAAGATTTACCGCTTCTTCTATTTCAGACAGCATCGGCAAGAGAATGCCATCAGACATCTTGTTGCTTTCCATATCTGCAAGAGATTGAAATACCATATCCACATTTCTTTTCTGCCTCTCACTTCCATTGAGGGCCTGCACAACAATCTTAAATGTTTGAGCTGGTATTTAAATATTACTATTTGTCAAAACAAGGTTACATATTAGTGTTCTAAATTTGAAGTTGTAAACTGAAAGTAAATTGCAGAGCACCGAtgtaaaaaaagtcaaaaaaaaaagaacaaaattcATAGCATTCTAAAATTCTACATATACCTATTCAAGACTCACACATTAGAGCGGTAGTTGTGCATACATGAGTCATATGGATGTGATCACTGACATCCCTTTAATGCAGCAACCTCTGcaaagaaacaaaggaaataaaataaaacatgtGAGTAAGTTGCACAAGTTATCTAAAAGCAATCAATTCACAATCGCCAGACGGCATAAACTGTGAATAGCACAGCGGGGCACTAACCTGCAGCTAGGGAAGCTTTCATGTGCCCAATTTTGATGTAAAGTTTTGGCATTCATGTGCCTTTATCAACATTTTCActttttagttttcttaatttttatcaatattaTTTGGAACAGTGTTAAAGTAAGAGTTCGttttgccctagcaagtacggcgagagtttctccTAAGGAAGAGACTCAGAtttagagacgaagtttaagagaaagAAACACTACGAATGTATTaatgatagaaaaaatagatcgctctgaGAGGAGTATCATAGCGTCACTTGGTGTATTTTAAcatttgtgtcttttttgccGTCTTGCCCGTCCATTAGTCCAAGTGACTATGGCtcttatttatagggccgtgcgtagtttgacgtacaagttatcataatgtacaaatatctagaatCTAACTGTTttactggaccttatcctggatatctacctttctaccctatctgaatataaatatctaccgtggtaattatTGTGGTACCTGTCCCctaaagggggcgagccggtcgccaactgcgACCCTGCGCCGCACTATCaagggtgttaggatagcctccatcatgccggggtgtcatagcgacgtccactagcctaggtaattaatgccgatcacctccttgcaggcaaatTACGACCGATGCTCCCCCTCTGGCAGATCTTTTCTAAGGCctaatgactcacccagtagcctctgGGAAGCCAGCCCGAGCagcgggaggctgaggcttcgggagaccaagcctttgggaggctgagccttcaggaggcaggactccggaaggccggggtttcgggaggctgaggcttctgGAGacaagcctttgggaggctaagccttcgggaGGTAGGACTCCGAATGGCCAGAGCTTCAGGAGGTCGAGGCTTTGGAAGACCGATCCTTTGAGAGGTTGAGCCTTCAGGAGGTCGGACTGATTAAGCCAAAGAACTATCGGGgatccttaacaatgacccccaacaaaCAGGAAATCTTACATCTGATGCCCATTTGACATAATACTATTTACTTCCCAATCcaactatctgcaatgttatcCACCATGATTGAAGCAAGCGAAAAATTTGTatattaaacatgcatataatttgtCCATAGTTTTAAGTTTACTGTCATGAATGGATCAACATCACCAAAATTAGCAATCAGAGACTCCAAGTCTTTTGACTCGTCTTCTTGCGTGAAATATGTAGGGAATGGGAGGAATGTTCGTGTTATGTTTCTTGTATATTGAATCTTTCAGGAAAACAAAGATATCTTGAGGAACAGGAGCctgcaaaaaaatttaaagaaaAGATACATAGAACATATATCACAACCTTTATACTGAACAAAATATCCTGTGACatacataaataattaaatcacCTGGCCTTTCAGATACAATAAAAGTTATCcatcaaaatagttttcattgGAAACTAAAATATCAATAATGAtgaatatttcttcatcaccataACAGATATGACAAGTAAAAGCTTGAGAAAATTCCTTTATTTTCATCTAAATTGTATTATACATACATCAATCACATATCACATGTtgtgttaaaaatattttttcagaatCTTGATTAAGTTTAAGACTTGGCATAATTGTCTTGGTAATCCTAGTTTAaggatgaaaagaaaaattattacaaTTATATTGGTCAGAATAACAAAGTTACAATATTCCCAAAATCCTCACATTTTATGTGTATTTCATATGCcatatgaaaattaattttaagtccttcttaccttaaaattaaatatgaGCTACTAATTTTCCTTGAACACATTCAAGAAGATATATGTGATCATATTCAGTAATTATAGTGATCATTAAGGTACTATATGATGCTCATATATGCATCTACAAATTTATTTCTCAAATTAAGAGCAAATTATCCTAAAAAAGGATAAAATTTATTGGAATGGATAATACCATTGAATTAATTTCATGGGACTTCAATGATTATTATATAGCCTTAGGCATTAATTTGAGCATTAAGTACCTTATGTATACAAACTCAAAATGGTTTAGCTGAATCTCTCATCAAAAGAATTTAATTTTCACAACCATTATTTCATAATTGAAATTTACCAAACTCATGTTAGAACTCATGTGTCTCACACGCCATAGATTTAATTCAATAAGACCAACTGCATATTATACGACTAGATTTAATTCAATAAGACCAACTGCATATTATACGACTTCCCCGTTGCAGTTAAGTACACGGAAATTAATTAAGGATTTCCCATCTGAGATAATTTGGTTACATTATATatgtaccgatatcaccaccgtAGCGTACATCAATGTGTCCTCACATGAAATTAGAGATCTATATGAGGTATATTTTCCATTAATCATAAATACCTTGAGCCCCTAACAGGGGATTTATTCATAGCTCGATACACTGATGAGAACAATTTCCAAGCATTAGAGGGAGACCTAAAGTTCCACAAAGAatgcaagaaaataaattgGAATACCACACGCATTTAGTCCTCAGGTATGGATATTTAGTCTATAGATCCATGTACTAAAAAATCAGATGAAGTTCAAATATTCATAAATTTACAACACTTACGAATAATCTGTCATatgcatttactgacaacaAATGTGTCACTAAATCATATTCCTGAACTCCCAAATGCAAATAAAAGGAGGAGAAGTATGGTCACAAGGGATAATGCTTTTTATAAGCATATGCGGAAACAATacagtaaatacaaatcaatCTGAAGTTGATTGACACCTTATAGATACTTAATATCCAAGGCCTATAGATGCTCAACATCCACGACCCAACACAAATATGCATACTAGTTTAATGTGCTGGGATATTGAAATACCCTAACTCAATTGTTGCGGGAAATCACAAGAAGTTATAAGGGGAAAATGAATATCcacaaaactatattgattTTAGAGAATCATACAAAAACTACAATTGTCGACAAATATTTCTCCTAAAAAGTTGCAATagatcttcaattggatccaAACCAAAGTCTATAACCATAGCAGGGTGCCTCAAGCACTCGGACTGGACCAAATAGAAGAAGCAATTGAGATAGAATTGCGCTCGCTCAATAAAAGAGATGTATTTACTATAGTAATACATACTTCTCAAAATATCCTCCATGTGGGATTGAAATGTTTTTCGTGAGCAAACAGAATGAAAACAATaaggtggtgagatacaaaacgAGGCTTGTAGCATAAGGGTTCACACAGAGACTCATCATTGATTTTCGATGGAACattatctccaagaataagtGAAATATTGTTCTAATATTTAATATCATTAGCAGAATATGGTCGTTTGATTCGAAAATCTATATAAAAGTCTCTGAAGACTTAAAATTCAGAATCCAAAAACAAATCGcaacatatattgtgtaaaATCACTTCATGACTTAAAGCAGTCGGATAAAATATGGTACAAACCGATTGAATGAGTTCCTTCTGCAGAAGGGTTACTCAAATGATAATTACTCATATGTGTTCACAAAGAAATCCTCAAAAGGATTTTGAATCATCTCATTTATGATCTCCATATCATCGAAAATACATAAGAAGAACACAATCATCTTAAGATGAAATTCAAGATGAATAATTTgcataaaaccaaattttgcttaaatccacaacttgagcatattaCCTTAGGAATACTTGTATACTAGTCTACGTATATCCAAGAGatattgaagaaattcaatatggatatatcatcCAAATAACTATAGTCGTTCAATCCCTTAAAATGGATAGAGACCCATTCAAATTTTTGgatcatgataaaaatatttatacctGAAATTCCATATCTCAGTATCTTTGGAGCGTTAATGTATCTTTTAAATTGCAATATgtctgatattgcatttgtagATAACTTGTTAGCTAAACATAGCGTAACTTCAACAAAATGCCATTGAGCAGGAGTAAATGATATCCTCAGATATCTCTAAGGTATAAAAGAATCTTGATTTCTTTTACGAGAAAACCCATGACTATAATTGGATATACAAATAATGGTTGTTTATCTGATCCCTTAATGCTAGGTCATAAACAGACTTTGTATtcttatatggtgaaaaagtttTTTTAATAGAAGTTATCAAAATAGACTCTTATGGTTACTTCCACTAATTATATTGAAataattatatgaagcatcatatATATGTACGACTTCATATAATAATTAACCACGTAAAAGAATTGTATGTTATTGGTTCATTAGAATCATCTACCATTATATATGAAAATAACATTGCTTGTATTTCTGAAATACTTTGCAAACAATATCATATGATAATCTTATAGATTTATCTACAAAGTCTTTACCAAcatatttatttcattcatGGAATTAGTATGAGACGACTTTAAAATATGCAAAGTTCAGAAGAAGTATATCCCTAATACATAACATGTTATAATTCTTATATTATaaatattgcactcttttcctttataaaTTTTTCCAATATAGTTtttcatataagatttttaacgAGGTAATATCAATACAAGCAGATACGCCACATCATTTTGTCCTAACTTTCTTCAGTGAGGttttaagaaaattttgatgaCATATTATGATTATTTCTCATCATATTTTTTCTACGGGATGTTATAGGGGATTTCGTTGCGTTATATGTAAATGACCAAATTGATCCCGTGAGAGTATTATGACACAAATGACCAAATTGATCCCGTGAGAGTATTATGACACAAATACTAATGATCTATTAGACACCTGTTAAGAAGACATATCTCTCAAAGAACACTTATTAAGGAGGAATATCTCATTAAAAACACATAAATTTTATCTATTATTCTATTGTCTGACGGCTCTCGACCGTCTCCGATTATCCGTGGTCGAGCTCGTTTTGGTCTATCTGGCTCCGAGTCGAATCAGATTCTGTATGCGGCGAGTAAAGATAAACAGACACGACAGGTCACATCAGCCGGGCAGGGCCTTCTAGCATACAGTAATATAGATTATCAATAATATAGTGAAAGTGGgcggaatttttatttttatctctctctttttttttttacaaatggaTCCTAGAAAAGATGCTTAGAAACAGATTATTTTATTGACGTCATGATATTTAACGATATTGAATCATTTATCGGCATCACCTAATTTGGCATTGTTTTATAACACATAGAATATACGTTGAAAACATTCGATAGCACGGCCCATGAACTTTGGCGCATATCAAAATCACGGCATCAGGAGCGTGTTTGCTTTATAGCGCATATGTGCCAAGCCAAATTTTGGCCAGCCTAAATAATTTAGCCTGCATTTGGTTCCTAACTAAAATTTAGTCAGCTCGTAAAAATTTTGGCCCGCTCAGCTATGGTAAACTACACACGCATGCAAGATCGAGGGCGAGCGATTTTGTACAACATACGTGACCATATTTACTTAAATAGACAACTATTTtttgtatttacaattttagcacatgtattcggcacacggtgtgccgaaaatgatttttcggtacacggtgtaccgaaaaaggcattttcggcacaccgtgtgccgaatacaaccaaaaagcgtaatacagttggtattcggcacaccgtgtgccgaaataccttTTTTTTTCGTACTCCTCCCATTATGTGATTTGCCTGTGTAATTTatgtaacaaaattaaaaatttactaatctaaaatattttaaaatgcatGAGTAAAAAAACAGTTTTTAAGGCGACCAATAGTCTTAACAGGGTATATTCGAACATGCGCAAGATTAATAAGGTATCAGTGATCATCTTAAAATGGCAATAGAAAGTGATGATGTAGATTAACGAAatcgtcgaggcattggtggtatgaaatcgtcgtcgtcatcatctggaggtatcactgtcggtgtatttagaaccaggggtccctaagtcccgaggccaggccggccatccaccacatatcaccaccctgcaaggtaggtagaagctaagtcccgggagaaggtgctcggggccgccgcttctggttcccgagcaccctagttcctcgatgatccgcagagcccaaataccaagaaggaagtgctcgggagagagtgctcggggctgcacgtggcagcccccgaggactcggtgccccgaaggtcccaccgaagtgctcgggagagagtgctcggggctgcacgtggcagcccccgaggactcggtgccccgaaggtcccggacggagacgtcctcctcccagcgcttgatttcttatctgatcttctggagatcgtcttcccaaCGCTGGagatcggcgcgcgtcttctcggccgcaccctctcggcgggccagctcggcttgccgctcctccgtggcctgctcccgggctgcgacagccacctccctctcctgcgcctgccccatcctggcaagggcctcggcagcttgctgcctcgacgcctcggccaagcgggctgCGTCTTCTCATTCCcacgcggcctctgcccgcgcggtcttcagagtttctcgttcccgcgcggcttccgcgcggatgtcttctaggagtttctgctcccgcgcggctgccgcacgggcctcctcctgggcgcccgccagctgcgccttctccagtgccaggcgggcgcactcggcttcgagctccccctccttggccctcaccactgcgcccagctgcccgactgctacttggacgcctttaatggcggccaggaagggatcggcaggccggccgggcactgggggggcccaggcttctccgcaggatgcctccaggggggccgagctctccgccgggccttgcgccgccatccgccccgggctctgcctgaccggggtaggctccgccggagccaaggtttcggacagcggccgcattcccgcatcggccgccctgtccgccggccccggcagaacatccacctccaccattatccgccccgggctctccgcgcccggggtaggttccgccggcgcccttctctcagccgccgcctcctcgttcctcagacgagactccggcaagatgctgtccgaagttttgtcccgtcgtcctcctccaaccctcgtcatctcggcaagatgggggatgttttttggtggtgaaaagagagagaagggagaatgctccggtcgcctgggagtttcctgagggcttcggagcacgaagaaggcaagagcacaagtgcaagagagcgtaaaaaggggaacggaccgatccgttcccccttttatatctcaaaattcgaaaactgccgcccgaacggttcgctcggcgaagcgtcgcctcgatcggcgcaactgtcaggcgaatctcccgccgatcgcgcgatgtcagcggttgccaggcgtatttttctcgatctgcgtggcaaccgcgcgtgccgctcgtatggttatcatacccttcggaagttgtgtggacacgcgtccactcattttccggttggaacatacttgaggtctaggtccgcaagggccacccctcgaaagcttgccacatggcgtccgcgccagccttggcctcggtcacgacgaagggcccattcgcagtctccgtcccatcggctaccaacgggcccgggggctactgtcggtgtatttaggaccaggggtccctaagtcccgaggccaggccggccatccaccacatatcaccaccctgcaaggtaggtagaagctaagtcccgggagaa is part of the Phragmites australis chromosome 12, lpPhrAust1.1, whole genome shotgun sequence genome and harbors:
- the LOC133887442 gene encoding uncharacterized protein LOC133887442 → MTRGSQRERDRERAAARKPGAKGPQDGLTPEQRRERDKKALEEKAAKKAQQSAAGGGGTSTDSKNKAAGGGGGKN